Proteins from a single region of Cryptococcus neoformans var. neoformans JEC21 chromosome 6 sequence:
- a CDS encoding cytoplasm protein, putative encodes MGILEKIDDIEKEMARTQKNKATEYHLGLLKAKLAKYRAQLLEPEKKSAKGEGFDVLKSGDARVCMIGFPSVGKSTLLSKTTKTESVVGAYEFTTLTAIPGVLEYEGARIQLLDLPGIVQDAAKGRGRGRQVVSVAKTADLILLLIDATKSAEQKRLLEIELEAVGIRLNTRPPDVVFKQKQAGGITLNCTVKLTKTDERTIRSILQTYKIHNCDVMIREDITTDEFIDVLLGTRKYIPSLTVINKIDGVSMETLDSMAREGDGRTIMISCEIDLGIDWLLEAIWKELGLVKVYTKRRGEQPDLNDPICLRQGATIETVCHGIHRSLASHFKYALVWGKSSKFNPQPQKVGLNHLVQDEDVVSIFTK; translated from the exons ATGGGAATCCTTGAAAAGATCGACGACATCGAGA AGGAGATGGCTCGGA CGCAGAAAAA TAAAGCGACCGAGTACCATTTAGGTTTATTAAAG GCAAAGC TCGCCAAATACAGAGCTCAACTTCTCGAACCAGAAAAGAAATCAGCTAAAGGGGAGGGTTTTGACGTCTTAAAATCTGGAG ATGCCCGCGTGTGTATGATCGGTTTCCCATCGGTCGGAAAATCTACATTGTTATCGAAGACCACCAAGACTGAATCCGTCGTCGGGGCCTATGAATTCACAACTCTCACT GCCATTCCTGGTGTGCTCGAATATGAAGGGGCCAGAATACAACTGCTCGATTTGCCTGGTATCGTGCAAGATGCTGCCAAAGGCCGAGGTCGAGGTCGACAAGTCGTCTCAGTGGCAAAAACAGCTGacctcattcttcttctga TTGATGCCACAAAGTCTGCTGAGCAAAAACGTCTTCTGGAGATTGAATTAGAAGCAGTTGGTATCCGATTGAACACTCGACCTCCTGATGTCGTTTTCAAGCAAAAGCAGGCAGGCGGTATCACT CTGAACTGTACTGTCAAACTCACTAAAACAGACGAGCGAACCATCAGATCAATCCTTCAGACTTATAAAA TCCACAACTGCGATGTCATGATCCGTGAAGACATCACCACCGACGAATTCATCGATGTCCTTCTCGGCACCCGAAAGTACATCCCGTCTCTCACTGTTATCAACAAAATCGACGGAGTTTCAATGGAGACACTTGACAGTATGGCCAGGGAAGGCGATGGACGGACGATCATGATCAGTTGTGAGATTGATTTAGGTATTGATTGGTTACTGGAGGCTATTTGGAAG GAGCTTGGTCTTGTAAA GGTGTACACCAAGAGACGAGGAGAACAACCAGATCTCAATGATCCCATCTGCCTTCGTCAGGGTGCTACTATCGAGACCGTCTGTCACGGCATTCACAGATCCCTTGCATCTCACTTCAA GTATGCTTTGGTTTGGGGAAAGTCAAGCAAGTTTAATCCGCAGCCGCAAAAAGTGGGCCTCAATCACTTAGTGCAAGACGAGGATGT CGTCAGTATCTTTACAAAGTAA